From Sphingomonas sp. PAMC26645:
ACGCTACGCCCCCGCCCAAGTCCGCGTCCAAGGCAAACTCTCCGGCATCCTCCGCCGCTACGACTGAACTGCCTGGACCGGCCTCCGTCATCACGACGCAGGCCGGTTTCGGTTTCTGGTTGCTCGGGAAAAGCGACAGCCTAGCCTTAAGCCAAGTCGCTTCTCCGGCCGACAACAGCGGCCGGATCTCTTGGGCAAGTTAAGCGAGATGTACTGGGCGTGTCGAAAAGCGGCTAGTTTTTCGACACGCCCAACCAGCCCCCAAGCGTCCGGAAGCCCCTCTCACGCTCTGATGCATAGTCGCGTTCTCGACTCGAATGCCCAATCTCTGCGTCTCTGCGCCTCTGCGCGAACATCTCGTCCTCAATCTTCAGCGCGGCCGAAGAATTGGTTTACGTGGAGACGCGGAGGGGTTGCGCTTAGGGAAAACGAAGCACCTCCAAACGTCTTCGGAAGGAAGACTAAACAGTCCCCAGCCCGAGCCACCCCGTCATACAACAACCTTCTCCGCGTCTCCGCGTGAACCAGTTCGTCTTGCTGTGACCGCACGGGAAGACGAAAGATTTTGTTCAGGCGAAGGCGCAAAGGCGCGAAGATATGGTGCCTGGATCAGCGCTTACCGGCTTTCGCTGGCGGCAAAAAACTGACGTCGGCTTATCGTTCATGGAGGTGTAAGGCCTCCCAAGCCGCATCACCTTCGCGCCTTTGCGCCTTCGCGTGAACAGTTCTATTTTTGACGGCCTTGGCCGGCGCGAAACGCCGATACAGTACCGTGAAACCGATCATGGCGCGGCCTAAACGAGGACGCGGTGCGTTCGAGGAGAGGCGGATCGCGCCAGGGGTGACGATCGCCTGCGTTCAGGATGGTCACGACTGTCCCGCTCCCCAAGGTCAGCGCGACGCCGCCCGTACGCCGAAGGACACGACGATCCAGTTTCAGCCACCGCGGTACACACCGTTTCGGCAGACCGCGTTCGCTGACGACGACATCGGCGCCGTGACAGGCGGCGATGAACTCAGCAATCGGAACCATATAGGCGCTGCGGGTCGCGAGGATGCGCCACGTCCGTCCCCGTGCGGCGATATCGGTGACGCACAGATCGCGACTGCACCGCGCATCGGGTTGGTCCGCCAGCAGCAGCGGCTCGCCATCCACCCCGCCATTCTCGGCCAGCATGTCGCGCGTGTAGTCGCCCGCTCGGTCGCGCAGCATCGCGAGCCCCGCCGCGGTTCGTACCGCAACGTGGCGCCCGTCTCCCGTCACCAGAACGTCAGGCGCTGGCGTGGTCAGCGCCCAGACCGCGCCGGCTGCTAGCGGCATCAGCCCGAGGCGTCGCCACCGCGTCCGCCAGAGCGCAATCCAAATCCCCCCGACGATCATCAGCGCGAACGCCGCCGTCGGCATCGCGGGCAACGACCGCACCGAACCTGGTGCGCTGGCAACACCGTGTGCCAGCCACAGCAGCGCATCGAGCGATCGCTGCACCAGCCACCATATCGGCGCCCCGAGCCCGGCCGCATCGAGCAGCAACGCCAAAGCTTCCAGCGGCATAACGACGAAGGTCGTCAAGGGAATGGCGACGATGTTGGCGAACGCGCCGTAGAGCCCGGCCTTGTGGAAATGATAGACCGCGATCGGCATGAGCGCGAACTCGACGAGCAGGCCGGTTAGCAACAGCGATGCTACCCCACGAGCGAGACGGCGCGGTCGGCCCTCCTCGTGTGGCCCGAAGAATACGCGAATCGCTGGATGTTCGTGCAGCGCCATGATTGCGGTGATTGCCGCAAACGAAAGCTGGAAGCTCGGTCCCGCCGCCGATTCGGGCAGCACGAGCATGACGCACGCCGCCCCCGCCGCGACGAGGCGCAAGGTCATCGCCTCACGCCCCATTGCGAGCGCCGCCAGCACAAGCAATGCCGCCACGCACGACCGGATCGTCGGGACCTGGCTACCGGTCAACAACGTATAGCCGATCGCTGCCGCCGCTCCCGCCAACGCAGCGATCAAAGGCAAGCGCGCATGTAGCGCCAACCACGGGCTCAGCGCCAGCAGCCGCAGCACGATCAACATCGTCGCCGCCACCGCCGCGGTGATGTGCAATCCGCTCACCGACAGCAGATGCGCGAGTCCGGCGCGGCGCATCGCTTCCGAATCCTCCTCGCTGATCGCACCGACGTCGCCGGTTGCGAGCGCTGCAGCGATACCGCCTGCGCTGCCGTCCAGTCGCGACACAATATGGTGCGACAACGCGACACG
This genomic window contains:
- a CDS encoding ComEC/Rec2 family competence protein — encoded protein: MGVPRWGAVVGLAVERWLEVERDQLVLWLPVMLGGGIALWFALPDPAAWSVAMLLLVASGLGCLAVGQGGRAARSLAIGLLTTALGLGLIWARSESVARPVLGGPTIASFSAKVEAIEPLVARKLVRLTLLPIGKGAETDGQPVALPYRVRVNLAEADAPKLLGPGAVVHLRARLMPPPLPAVPGAYDFARVAWFGEIGATGRGFAPIVVTTRSESGAGIRVALSHHIVSRLDGSAGGIAAALATGDVGAISEEDSEAMRRAGLAHLLSVSGLHITAAVAATMLIVLRLLALSPWLALHARLPLIAALAGAAAAIGYTLLTGSQVPTIRSCVAALLVLAALAMGREAMTLRLVAAGAACVMLVLPESAAGPSFQLSFAAITAIMALHEHPAIRVFFGPHEEGRPRRLARGVASLLLTGLLVEFALMPIAVYHFHKAGLYGAFANIVAIPLTTFVVMPLEALALLLDAAGLGAPIWWLVQRSLDALLWLAHGVASAPGSVRSLPAMPTAAFALMIVGGIWIALWRTRWRRLGLMPLAAGAVWALTTPAPDVLVTGDGRHVAVRTAAGLAMLRDRAGDYTRDMLAENGGVDGEPLLLADQPDARCSRDLCVTDIAARGRTWRILATRSAYMVPIAEFIAACHGADVVVSERGLPKRCVPRWLKLDRRVLRRTGGVALTLGSGTVVTILNAGDRHPWRDPPLLERTASSFRPRHDRFHGTVSAFRAGQGRQK